From the Solanum stenotomum isolate F172 chromosome 4, ASM1918654v1, whole genome shotgun sequence genome, one window contains:
- the LOC125861432 gene encoding uncharacterized protein LOC125861432, which produces MAPDKQWMQLIHNRLDDAYIHGVESFLNYTFTRLRKANEIRCPCVKCCNAISRTREIVRSHLIVHGMIQNYTFWYHHGERIAETEESDSESEDDENEIGEDDEEDEIHEILTDLHPAFNIENMNTSGDDIPEEEPNPEVKKFYSLLKEYDQPLYKGSKLSKLSTLVKLLHIKSIGRWSNDSFNMLLKMLKNDLLPDESNLPDSYYEARKLIRSLGLSYDKIDACKNDCMLYWKNDKLVDSCKICGASRWKEDKNSGETRLRKGKKIPHKILRYFPLKTRLQRLFMCSKTSSLMRWHHENKASDGIMRHPVDSKAWKKFDELHQSFAMEPRNVRLGLASDGFQPFGCSRTPYSIWPVVLIPYNLPPWLCMKQENFILSMLIPGPGSPGDAIDVYLQPLIDELNELWKTGVVTFDASIKQNFTLHAALLWTINDFPAYANLSGWSTKGKLACPCCNKETISIRLNNGQKQCYMGHRRFLPLNHKWRKDKKSFDGTTEWRLPPNTLSGDDILDQVADLDGLPLTNDPKKKIKVSHEKRGDNWNKKSIFFDLPYWKTLLLRHNLDVMHIEKNICDNILGTILNIKGKTKDTLSSRLDLQEMNIRKELHPKENGDKYELPTTCFTLSPEEKHKFLNFLKDLRVPDGFSSNISHCINMKDHKISGLKSHDCHVLLQHLIPLAIRSMLCTEVREPIIELSLFFNILGAKCLKLEELEQIEAQIPETQCKLEKVFLPAFFDVMEHLPIHLANEAMIAGPVQYRSMYPIERWLYFLKLFIRNRSCVEGSIAEGHIANEFTTLCSRYLHTMETKFNRLEWNYDGGAIESDGGLMIFCQPGKALKGGKTHRLDLKEMEQSHIYILKNCDEV; this is translated from the coding sequence ATGGCACCTGATAAGCAATGGATGCAACTTATTCATAATAGACTTGATGATGCTTATATACATGGGGTAGAAAGCTTTTTGAATTATACTTTTACAAGATTGAGGAAAGCGAATGAAATAAGATGCCCATGTGTTAAATGTTGTAATGCAATTTCTCGAACACGAGAGATTGTTAGATCACATTTAATAGTACATGGAATGATCCAAAATTATACCTTTTGGTATCACCATGGAGAGAGGATAGCTGAGACAGAAGAATCAGATTCTGAAtctgaagatgatgaaaatgaaattGGCGAGGATGATGAAGAGGATGAAATACATGAAATTCTTACAGATTTACATCCTGCTTTTAATATAGAAAATATGAATACTAGCGGTGATGATATTCCCGAGGAGGAACCAAATCCTGAAGTGAAAAAATTCTATAGTCTTTTAAAGGAATATGATCAACCACTATACAAAGGTTCAAAACTTTCAAAACTTTCTACTTTGGTGAAATTGCTTCATATTAAAAGTATTGGTCGTTGGAGTAATGACTCATTTAATATGTTACTGAAGATGTTAAAGAATGATTTGTTGCCTGATGAATCAAACTTGCCAGATTCATATTATGAAGCAAGGAAACTAATTCGAAGCCTAGGGCTTTCATATGATAAGATTGATGCATGTAAGAATGATTGCATGTTATATTGGAAGAATGATAAGTTAGTTGATTCTTGCAAAATTTGTGGTGCATCTAGATGGAAGGAGGATAAAAATAGTGGAGAAACTAGACttagaaagggaaaaaagataCCTCACAAGATCTTACGCTATTTTCCTTTAAAGACAAGGCTTCAAAGATTGTTTATGTGCTCAAAAACATCTTCTTTAATGAGATGGCATCATGAAAACAAAGCTAGTGATGGGATTATGAGGCATCCAGTTGATTCAAAAGCATGGAAAAAGTTTGATGAACTTCATCAATCATTTGCTATGGAGCCTCGTAATGTTAGACTTGGACTTGCTAGTGATGGTTTTCAACCATTTGGATGTTCTAGAACTCCATATAGTATTTGGCCGGTGGTACTTATTCCTTATAATTTACCACCTTGGTTATGCATGAAACaggaaaattttattttgtcaatgCTTATTCCCGGTCCTGGAAGTCCCGGAGATGCAATTGATGTTTATCTTCAACCATTGATTGATGAATTAAATGAATTATGGAAAACTGGAGTTGTTACCTTTGATGCGTCAATTAAACAGAACTTCACGTTGCATGCTGCTTTATTGTGGACCATTAATGACTTTCCAGCTTATGCAAATCTATCTGGTTGGAGTACAAAAGGAAAATTAGCTTGCCCATGTTGTAATAAAGAAACAATCTCAATTAGGTTGAATAATGGTCAAAAACAGTGTTATATGGGTCATAGACGCTTTCTTCCTCTTAATCACAAATGGAGGAAAGATAAAAAGTCATTTGATGGTACTACAGAGTGGAGATTACCTCCAAATACATTATCTGGTGATGACATACTTGATCAAGTGGCTGATTTAGATGGGTTACCTCTAACAAATGATCCAAAGAAGAAGATTAAAGTATCACATGAGAAAAGAGGTGATAATTGGAATAAGAAGAGTATTTTTTTTGATCTTCCATATTGGAAAACTTTGTTGTTGCGGCATAATTtagatgtgatgcacattgagAAGAATATATGTGATAATATTTTGGGAACAATCTTAAATATCAAAGGCAAAACAAAAGACACCCTGAGCAGTCGCTTGGATTTGCAAGAAATGAACATCAGGAAAGAATTACATCCAAAAGAAAATGGAGACAAGTATGAGCTACCAACAACATGTTTCACACTATCTCCTGAAGAGAAGCacaagtttttaaattttttgaaggaTTTAAGGGTTCCTGATggattttcatcaaatatttctcATTGTATCAATATGAAAGATCACAAAATCTCAGGATtaaaaagtcatgattgtcatgttcTTCTTCAACATTTAATCCCACTTGCCATACGTAGTATGCTATGCACGGAGGTGCGTGAGCCAATAATTGAGTTGTCATTGTTTTTCAATATTCTTGGAGCAAAGTGCTTAAAACTAGAGGAGTTGGAACAAATAGAAGCACAAATTCCTGAAACTCAATGCAAGTTAGAAAAGGTTTTCCTTCCTGCTTTTTTTGATGTCATGGAGCACTTGCCAATTCATTTAGCTAATGAGGCTATGATTGCTGGACCTGTTCAATATCGATCAATGTATCCAATAGAGCGATGGTTATACTTTTTGAAGCTTTTTATTCGTAATAGATCATGCGTTGAAGGTTCTATTGCAGAGGGACATATAGCAAACGAATTTACGACCTTATGTTCAAGGTATTTGCATACAATGGAAACAAAATTTAATCGCCTTGAATGGAATTATGATGGGGGTGCTATAGAATCTGATGGAGGTTTAATGATTTTTTGTCAACCTGGAAAAGCTTTAAAAGGTGGCAAGACACACCGACTTGATTTAAAAGAAATGGAGCaatctcatatttatattttgaagaatTGTGATGAAGTTTAA